Genomic window (Daucus carota subsp. sativus chromosome 5, DH1 v3.0, whole genome shotgun sequence):
ATCTAGGcctgtaaacggatcggatttggatcggatctacctaaatccatatcctaatccatttaaatttatcggattcggatcggatcggatcaggagtcggatattttacaagtcaatccatatccgaTCCACTCGGATCatggataatcggatcggagccccgatccactaaaaattatgaaatatattttttcaccgtgAACAATGTTTGAACTTCCatacaaaaaaaaagtgatattttctagctatattaattcataaactttagtgtaatatgtaaaaaaaactaataaagcagtatttaataaaaactttgttggttgttcttataaaaacttcaacacagaatttatcaagtaaatagaaaattaataaataagttgcttaatacttttggagcaagcaaattatgatttgctcctctattaataaggattaaaatcgataaatatgTCTTAAATACAGATGCAGGTGATTGAGGAGGACAGGAGGTTTTAAGTGAAAGAGTTAGCTCCTGTGTTTATACTTACTCTACATAAAAGAAGATtgattattagattaaccgGATAACAAGAGTGAGAGCCATGTCAAGAATTAGGAGCGGCTGATCGATTATAAGAAGATATGATCTAGGGTTTTGTCTtgtatctttagaaatttttattttgtatgtaatatattaataataatatattatattataatacaatataatatataatatataatatagttaagcatgaatcggatcggatcgttaacagattggatttgaccatatccatatccattctttatcggaccggattattatcggatcggattattagcagatcggttttttttaataaggatccatatccatttatttaaccacggatcggatcgggtcggatcggatatccgatccatttacaggcctTTATTAACATCGACACTTTTACGAACAGATAGAAATGAGTCAAATGAGATTTGAAATCAGAAATGAGCACTGGACACATGAAATGAGTGGTTAGTTGTAATTAAACGGGCTTTCACGACCACAGGCCCAGAGAAGAATTTGTCAGTAGCATATCAGACCATTGCGTTAAAAAAGCCCGTGATTGCTCTTCTAACACTTTGAAGTGGATTTATGCTCTACAAGAAACAGGATCTTGGTATTTTAAGAATTTACATTCAGTTATTTGGTATAAAACACCAAATACCAAATCTGGAATTTTAAGAATCTACATTCAGTTACTTGGTATTAAACATTTGTACAAAATCTGGAATTTTAAGAATTTACATTCAGTTATTTGGTATAAAACTCCAGATTATATTTTGTttcagggaaaaaaaaaaaattcactttCTGTTGCAATTTCAGTAAATACCCCAGTCCTTTGAGGTTATTTCAACATAACTATATACACCAGTATCACATTTCAACTTTCTAGTCTGTGGGTCTCGGctggaaaaataatataaaaactaatggAAATGTGAAAAATTTAGCTAAAAACATAGGCAGCTAATTGTCCTCtcgaaaaaaatatatgcagGAATAGTATCTGAAGTAATGTCAATATATATCCTGTAGTCGGAAAACGCCAAATGATGAACTCTCACGCTCAAATGGCAAAATCACTGGCTGTTGTTACAAGCAAAACCTACTCTTTGCTTTTGAACCTCTGAAGGCAACTTCACGTCTGTGGCCAAACCAATCGCTTGAAGGAACCTCACAACATACCAGGTCGCATCGAGTTGCCACCATTCAAGTCCATGTCGAGCTGAATATTCAAAAGCATGGTGATTGTTATGCCAACCCTCTCCAAATGCAAGCACTGCCACCCACCTAAAGTAAATACAGTTGAACAGCAGCATTCATAAGAATTCAATAAATTTCATTACATTTAGATTACAAACAATTAAACAAGTACTACAAAGATAGCATACCAATTGTTTCTGGACAGATCACCGGTGTTCCATGCTTGCTTTCCCCATACATGGCAAGCTGAGTTCACTAACCACGTTATGTGATACACCCATACTGTTCTTACTCCCTGCATTAGCGCaaagttcgacaaatataaacataaacagATATAGAGATCAATGCATAAGTTTAGGCTTAGCTTCCATAAAATGAGACTCGTATTGTTTCTATATAGTTAGAACATTTTCAGgaagatgatattatttttttatcttgaAACTTTTAACGGAAGGTAGTAATTATTTTCTACGGAGGTGAATTGCATACTAGTCAAGTACTGGAGTCTGGACTGTAGGTCTAGCACAATAAAGGGTTacatttttgtttgaatttaaataaaacatttgACCTTTGGGACTTTGAAAAATCTCCTAGATAAGTGGTGTTGGAGAATGGAGATAGAGCACAACGATCCACATGATAATATATGGGCCAGGGCCAGCCACACAGTACTTCCATGGTCACTTGTTTCAGTTGTGTGGTCTACTAGATGAATGGTTAAAGATGATGCTAATTTCggcaatatataaatatcaactACTATATTCATTAGCATTCAAATGAAAGGGATATCCAATAAAGTCATGTTCAACTAAACACCAGACATAAATCGTTTTAAAGAATAGTACAATTCTACAAATCACCTATCACAGATAACAGTGTACATATCAGCAGTCATATTAGTATAAATCACTGAAGACTAAACCATTTGATTTTACAATTGATGGTTACAGTGAGGAGTTAGTTTTCACTTTTCATTAAACTGTCTTTCATTTGAATACAAattagacacacacacatacaatttccaagaaaaaaacaaatcaaaatgaaaatttcaagaTTTGGAAGCAAATATAgagtgaaaaagagaaagatggATTTTACCATTCCCCAAACAAGAAAGGGAAATCCTCCCAAAGCATACAACAGAGCTGCAAGTGCAACAGGATGAAATGCATATGTTTTCTCAAGGAACTTATAAAATGGCTGTTTCTCTAAATCTGATGCATTGTTTGGACCTCCACACTGCGAAAATTTCATCGCAAACATCAGCATTAACATCAAACACTTCCTTACACTAAACAAACATACATAAACCGAGTCATACCCTCTTCACAATAGTCTTGTTATCAAAGAACCAGCTCATGTGACTATACCAAAACCCTTCATAGGGACTATGGGGGTCCCTCTCAGAATCACAAAACTGATGGTGATACCTATGAGTACTCACCCAATCAATTGGATGCCCCTGCAATTCATAACCCAAAATTTCAGTGTACTTAAACATGAAGATTCAATCTTTAGCCAAAAGAAAAAATCAATCTTCAAACCACAAAAACACTATTTCGCCCGGAAAATCAATGTTCCCAAAAAATTCAATCTTTAACCAGAAAAACACAATTCCACCCAGAAAATCAATGTTCTTGAACAAAAAGACTAAATCTTTAACTATAAAAACACAATTCAACCTAAAAAATCAATGTTCTTGACCAAAAAATTCAATCTTTAACCACAAACACAATTGCAACAATGACAATCAATCAAGAATCAAACTTTACCTGAAGTGCTTGAGCTCCACAATAAGCAAACAAGTATTCAAGCCATTTGGGAAGTTTAAAAGCTCTATGAGAAAGATTCCTATGAAAAGAAAGGGTAATCCCCAGCAGCCCAGTAACCAGATACAACCCAAATGCCACTCCAACAGCAGCCCAATTAACCACAAACGGTGCAAACAAAGACAGAACATGCATGGACCCGACCACTGAAATAGTTATTACATCCATTGAACTCCATTGTCTTCCCCAATACACATTCCTCCTCCTCTTCACCACTACATCAGACAAGAAAATCTTCCCAAAATTACCCTCCTCCTCTCCACTCTCCGGCACAGAAATCGATGCAGCCTTGACAACTGGACTCACCCATTTGCCAATACTACTCCAAGCGCTTGAAAAGGCCACAATTTTCACATTAGCACAATGTGGCAATCTTGTAATTTCAAGGGTTCTTGAGGGCACAAATTTGGTGAGTTTAGGGTGGCGTAGAGCTGAGAATTGGATGGGTTTAGTCCCGGGTAATGGTGCTACCATAACCATTTAGGGAAAACTTTAGAGGGCTGGTTTAagttgtttgataaaatttactCACATTTATGTACTTACAAAAAATGTGAGTGTATATTTTTGAATGCATTTAATGGTGTGTATTAGGCCAGATGGTCTTGCAAAATTGAAGAGAGAGGGCCAAGGCGGTGAGGAGTTGATAAGGCTATGACATAATATTTGTTACAAGTCTGATCTTTTGATTTCTTTTGGATAGGTGTTGGCCTTGTTGCCCActtgatttcatttttttcttttgtttttgttagCTTGGCTTAGCATTTGGGTGGGTCACTGGGCGTCTTTTATTGGATCCGGGTCCAGTccatagagatatatataatatattaggcCAAATTTCACAATTTGCTTTCAAATGTGCTATTCCaacttcatttttaatttttttttaaaaaaaaacttcattTTTAACTTGTATCaggcagtgttacagaaatatTAAATCGGACCAAATCATTGAATATGAATTTaggattaaataaaaattgaagattaataattgaaaattggatataattttaatattaaaatattatttaatagttTGTTATTAGGGTCATCTTCCAGAGGAACCATTAGGGAGAGAACCCTTAGAACCATTATCTTATTTCTATTATTAGTTAGAGTTCGGCAGGAGAActtcaaatgaaaaaaatatcattgagggttctgcaacagaacttcaaatgaaaaaaatgtcttatttatgtatcatattttaaaattactttttttttttgatgagccataaaatatactccctccgtttcttttttcttttcttgtttgtgatgtcggtactgttcataacatgagacaaattactaatttacatctaatctataaaactaaatatagtcatgagtgatcttgttagattcgtgttcacaagtactttaatacattgaagtttttaaatttaatgctactacgaaaggaaagatattaacgatcaaaagtgtgtattgacaaatgtgaaaagtacaaacaggaaaagtatttagagacggagggagtattaattaacAACGGATACAAAGAGAGAAAGGGGTCCCCTACTCCCCTACCCTTTTAGACAAAATGTGAAGCTCAACTTCACAGCCTTAATAAACCGGGGACTTGAAAGATTGCATGCAAGCATACTAATTCATACCAGAAGTGACACTAGACTTGTCCTGCTAGACTTAACCTAAAACCCTGAACCACTACCACCGAAATGAActctttcttttcctttattGGCAACAACACGAGCCCTATTCTGAATAGTACTAGTGTTTTCCCTGATGACTATCCCGGATCTTTTCTGCGCAACCTGTGACACTTGAAGCTCCCCTTGCTCATCTTCAATGATGATTGTTTCTGAAGTTTTATTTACTTCTTGCTTTGCATCAACAGTGACAACTTCTCCCATCCCATGATTCGGCTGAATGATAAGCATTTCTCTATGAGGTCTAAAAACCCGCATTGATGTCCGCTGTTCACGTATTGCAGAT
Coding sequences:
- the LOC108219979 gene encoding palmitoyl-monogalactosyldiacylglycerol delta-7 desaturase, chloroplastic, which codes for MVMVAPLPGTKPIQFSALRHPKLTKFVPSRTLEITRLPHCANVKIVAFSSAWSSIGKWVSPVVKAASISVPESGEEEGNFGKIFLSDVVVKRRRNVYWGRQWSSMDVITISVVGSMHVLSLFAPFVVNWAAVGVAFGLYLVTGLLGITLSFHRNLSHRAFKLPKWLEYLFAYCGAQALQGHPIDWVSTHRYHHQFCDSERDPHSPYEGFWYSHMSWFFDNKTIVKRCGGPNNASDLEKQPFYKFLEKTYAFHPVALAALLYALGGFPFLVWGMGVRTVWVYHITWLVNSACHVWGKQAWNTGDLSRNNWWVAVLAFGEGWHNNHHAFEYSARHGLEWWQLDATWYVVRFLQAIGLATDVKLPSEVQKQRVGFACNNSQ